In Aminobacterium sp. MB27-C1, a single genomic region encodes these proteins:
- a CDS encoding type II toxin-antitoxin system HicB family antitoxin — MKRPKYYKYPAIFLPDGDGWTVTFPNLENCFTSADTIEEAIVEAQAVLGDCMYFREVQKDNIPEPTPIEMIGSPSGGFVQLVVAVMSPIRRAWSTKAVKKTLTIPAWLSDLAEENHVNYSALLQRALKEELRVTDEWTRYIYPALFHYEENQVGVTFPDLPGCVTVGKDETNAIKCAKEALGLHLYGMEVDGESIPAPSSIKSLPQKKGTICVLVDVWMPLIRASVKEYSVKKTLTIPAWMDRAAKEAGIKNYSLMLQVAIAQELGIDIKAETPSSHPDPTAA, encoded by the coding sequence GTGAAACGACCTAAGTATTATAAATATCCCGCTATATTTCTTCCCGATGGGGACGGATGGACTGTCACCTTTCCAAATTTGGAAAACTGTTTCACATCAGCAGATACTATAGAAGAAGCTATAGTAGAAGCTCAAGCAGTGCTTGGAGATTGCATGTATTTCCGTGAAGTTCAAAAAGACAACATTCCTGAGCCTACGCCGATAGAAATGATTGGTTCTCCATCGGGCGGATTTGTTCAATTAGTTGTTGCTGTTATGTCGCCCATTCGAAGAGCTTGGAGTACAAAAGCTGTGAAAAAAACATTAACGATCCCTGCATGGTTATCAGACCTCGCCGAAGAAAATCACGTAAACTATTCTGCCCTGCTCCAGCGAGCTTTAAAAGAAGAATTACGTGTTACTGACGAATGGACCCGCTATATTTACCCAGCACTTTTTCACTATGAAGAAAACCAAGTGGGAGTAACATTTCCCGATTTGCCTGGCTGTGTTACGGTAGGCAAAGATGAAACAAATGCTATCAAATGCGCAAAAGAAGCGTTGGGACTACATCTCTACGGCATGGAAGTTGATGGCGAATCAATTCCCGCTCCGTCATCTATTAAAAGTTTGCCACAGAAAAAAGGAACAATCTGCGTACTTGTTGATGTTTGGATGCCACTCATTCGCGCATCTGTAAAAGAATACAGCGTAAAAAAGACGCTTACAATACCTGCATGGATGGATCGTGCCGCCAAAGAAGCGGGAATAAAAAATTATAGTTTGATGCTTCAAGTTGCAATCGCACAAGAACTCGGTATAGATATTAAAGCTGAAACCCCATCTTCACATCCTGATCCCACTGCTGCATGA
- a CDS encoding TRAP transporter small permease — MEKIFNNIEEVLSAIVMFVMLMLTFVNVIARYFLSSSISFTEEITTSLFVLLCTLGAAIAVKHNAHLGLSLITDKLSRKWQRRFYLLACALGVIFSLVLFYKGIFMAIHEYELKQISITLQWPEWIYGSFVPIGAFFLTVRFIQAFFESLSQKEA, encoded by the coding sequence GTGGAAAAGATATTTAATAATATCGAAGAGGTTTTATCGGCAATTGTTATGTTTGTTATGCTGATGCTCACCTTCGTAAACGTAATTGCAAGATACTTTCTTAGTTCATCTATTTCATTTACCGAAGAGATCACAACATCGCTGTTTGTCCTTTTATGCACCCTTGGAGCCGCTATTGCGGTAAAGCATAATGCTCATTTGGGTTTGAGCCTGATTACAGACAAACTGAGCAGGAAATGGCAAAGGAGATTTTATCTCTTAGCCTGTGCTTTAGGTGTGATATTTTCTCTCGTGCTTTTTTACAAAGGAATATTTATGGCAATTCATGAGTACGAACTGAAACAGATTTCCATAACGCTACAGTGGCCGGAATGGATTTACGGTTCCTTTGTTCCTATAGGGGCATTCTTTTTAACCGTACGTTTTATCCAAGCTTTTTTTGAGTCTTTAAGCCAGAAGGAGGCGTAG
- a CDS encoding ATP-binding protein: MTNGVLSYVRRLFKNPSITESDLYGSMGDFIQAEEQQRFCATCPGIALCKYKGLRWSVSAKKIFGRKIIVAELGKCVNRERKSRQRKMERLIRASKIPKAMKRCTFDTFITTGDPMIRTAKGLAMASVEDGASIILGGGTGVGKTHLAIAMVQETVSRGREALFVPVVDLLDEIRSGYDEGTADAIQEAVKEADCVALDDLGAQRSTSWVSERLFSVIDARYRLGKQTVITTNACSMSQLEKMLGERGARIVSRLTEMAQPLFIKARDFRTRKNVQQRLPVGK, from the coding sequence ATGACAAACGGGGTTCTCTCGTACGTGCGGCGACTTTTCAAAAATCCATCAATAACGGAATCGGATTTATATGGTTCCATGGGAGATTTCATACAGGCTGAAGAGCAGCAACGATTCTGCGCCACGTGTCCGGGAATCGCACTGTGCAAATACAAAGGGCTCCGATGGTCAGTTTCAGCGAAAAAAATCTTCGGACGGAAAATAATTGTGGCCGAGTTGGGAAAGTGTGTGAACCGCGAGAGAAAGAGTCGGCAGCGGAAAATGGAACGGCTTATTCGGGCGAGCAAGATTCCAAAAGCCATGAAACGCTGTACTTTCGACACCTTCATAACGACCGGAGACCCCATGATCAGAACGGCGAAGGGGCTGGCAATGGCGAGTGTGGAAGACGGCGCCTCCATAATTCTGGGTGGAGGAACAGGTGTGGGGAAGACCCATCTTGCCATCGCCATGGTGCAAGAAACTGTGAGTCGGGGCAGAGAGGCCCTATTCGTGCCGGTGGTGGATTTGCTCGACGAAATTCGGTCAGGCTACGATGAAGGAACCGCAGACGCGATTCAAGAGGCAGTGAAGGAGGCGGATTGCGTGGCTCTCGACGATTTGGGGGCGCAGAGATCGACGAGTTGGGTGAGTGAGCGGCTTTTTTCTGTTATTGACGCGCGATACAGGTTGGGGAAGCAGACAGTCATAACAACAAATGCGTGCTCTATGTCGCAGCTTGAAAAAATGTTGGGAGAAAGGGGCGCGCGGATCGTTTCGCGATTGACGGAAATGGCGCAGCCCCTGTTTATTAAGGCCCGGGATTTCAGAACACGCAAAAATGTGCAGCAGCGCCTTCCTGTTGGGAAGTAG
- a CDS encoding DctP family TRAP transporter solute-binding subunit: MKKVMSFILMCVFVLAFAFGCGNSVVEAKESGSDDYEKLNLKLSTSGTNLGVDAVTAQYFADAVKEASGGKIKIRVYPNCQLAGGSMAKSIELLIVGGNYELAVFSGSVLGNIDARFLTHSVPFIFSSYAEASAKMDSTGGEYYANLMKEKGLVYLAGVHNGLRQLTNNEKEIKMPEDLKGLKIRVPSGEVYMKTLREFGADPIAMNWSEVFTALQQGTIDGHENGYQTIDSAKIYEVQKYMTEWNWSYDGYWLMANSKDWAKFSEKTQKLLLEKAKEAQAYGRKYLEDAEKEIKKDFVENRGVTITELTPDELAAFKKAARPVQEYFIEKFGEEATSAWGLK; the protein is encoded by the coding sequence ATGAAAAAAGTAATGTCTTTTATCCTTATGTGTGTATTCGTTCTTGCGTTTGCTTTCGGCTGTGGGAATTCGGTTGTAGAAGCAAAAGAGAGTGGCTCCGATGATTATGAGAAACTGAACCTAAAATTAAGTACGTCTGGAACAAATCTTGGCGTAGATGCCGTTACCGCTCAGTACTTTGCTGACGCTGTTAAGGAAGCCAGCGGCGGAAAAATTAAGATCCGTGTCTATCCCAACTGTCAGCTTGCCGGCGGTAGCATGGCGAAGAGTATTGAACTTCTGATAGTTGGCGGCAATTACGAACTTGCAGTGTTCTCTGGTTCCGTTCTTGGCAATATCGATGCCAGGTTCCTTACGCACTCCGTTCCTTTTATCTTCTCTAGCTATGCTGAGGCAAGTGCAAAGATGGATAGCACCGGCGGAGAATACTACGCGAATTTAATGAAAGAAAAAGGGTTGGTTTACTTAGCTGGAGTCCATAATGGACTTCGTCAGCTTACTAATAACGAGAAAGAAATAAAAATGCCGGAAGATCTTAAGGGGTTAAAAATCAGAGTTCCGAGCGGAGAAGTTTACATGAAAACATTACGTGAGTTCGGTGCCGACCCCATAGCAATGAACTGGAGCGAAGTTTTTACCGCACTTCAGCAGGGAACAATTGATGGTCATGAAAACGGATATCAGACAATCGATTCAGCTAAAATTTATGAAGTGCAGAAGTATATGACAGAGTGGAATTGGAGCTATGATGGTTATTGGCTGATGGCCAACAGCAAAGATTGGGCTAAATTCAGCGAAAAAACTCAAAAACTCTTGCTGGAAAAAGCTAAAGAAGCTCAGGCGTACGGTAGAAAATATCTTGAAGACGCAGAAAAAGAGATAAAGAAAGACTTTGTCGAAAACAGAGGCGTCACTATTACAGAATTGACACCAGATGAACTTGCTGCGTTCAAGAAGGCTGCAAGACCCGTACAGGAATACTTCATTGAAAAGTTTGGTGAAGAGGCAACTTCTGCTTGGGGCCTTAAATAA
- a CDS encoding restriction endonuclease subunit S: MLQLKKMVSIQIGQNFRCRLENVKKSNAYVIQMKDLTEDNRLNCDSLFGIDIDEINGKYLIKKNDILFRSRGKTNTAVLVDQEVAYTVVSSPLYRIRVLTNNVTPAYLCWFINHPSSQLYFAKMAKGTSVQMIDKKTLGELKIYVPSLDIQDKVVTLNNLSNKEQKIIKEILNKRQIYMDAFLMKLVSEQR, encoded by the coding sequence GTGCTTCAACTAAAAAAAATGGTTTCTATACAGATAGGTCAAAATTTTAGATGCCGTCTTGAAAACGTAAAAAAATCAAATGCTTATGTCATTCAGATGAAAGATTTGACAGAAGACAACAGGTTAAATTGTGATAGTCTTTTTGGTATAGATATAGACGAAATTAATGGTAAATATCTTATCAAGAAAAATGATATACTTTTTCGCTCTAGAGGAAAAACAAATACAGCAGTATTGGTTGATCAAGAAGTTGCTTACACAGTAGTTAGTTCACCTCTATATAGAATCAGAGTGTTAACAAATAATGTAACTCCGGCCTACCTTTGTTGGTTTATTAATCATCCTTCATCGCAATTATATTTTGCAAAAATGGCAAAAGGTACTTCTGTTCAGATGATAGATAAAAAAACGCTCGGAGAATTGAAAATATATGTTCCATCTTTAGATATTCAAGATAAAGTTGTTACCTTAAATAATCTAAGCAACAAAGAGCAAAAAATAATTAAAGAAATTTTGAATAAGCGACAAATTTATATGGATGCTTTTTTAATGAAGTTAGTTTCAGAACAGAGGTAA
- a CDS encoding DUF2848 family protein, translated as MKKIWFDVEDKNGNVTPTGFAIRNCCLFGWAGRNKDEIRKHAAELAEHGIRGPKSMPEHFLCSPNVVTQDDEITVVGDGTCGEIEFFFLEREGNIYVGVTSEHTDRSLEAVDMVKSKAICQKPMSTTVWKYEDVKDHWDDLELIAWQTKDGKEVVYQKEKLSALITLETLREEALKLYSNLEDCIIFSGTIPALNGLVYGEKFRGCLKDDVLGRSIGFEYSVKIVPADED; from the coding sequence ATGAAAAAGATCTGGTTTGATGTTGAGGACAAAAATGGAAATGTAACACCTACGGGGTTTGCTATCCGAAACTGTTGCCTTTTCGGATGGGCTGGACGTAATAAAGATGAGATCAGAAAACATGCAGCAGAATTGGCCGAGCACGGTATAAGAGGGCCCAAGAGCATGCCTGAACATTTCCTTTGCTCTCCGAATGTTGTAACCCAAGATGATGAAATTACAGTAGTCGGCGATGGAACATGCGGGGAGATCGAATTTTTCTTCCTTGAGAGAGAGGGCAATATATATGTAGGTGTTACAAGTGAGCATACAGATAGATCTCTTGAAGCTGTAGACATGGTCAAGTCGAAAGCTATTTGTCAGAAGCCCATGAGTACCACAGTCTGGAAATATGAAGACGTAAAGGATCACTGGGACGATCTTGAGTTGATCGCATGGCAGACGAAGGATGGCAAAGAAGTTGTCTATCAAAAAGAAAAACTTTCCGCTCTGATCACCCTAGAGACTCTTCGGGAAGAGGCCTTAAAACTTTATTCTAACCTTGAAGATTGCATTATTTTCTCTGGCACAATCCCGGCTTTGAATGGATTGGTTTACGGAGAAAAGTTTAGAGGATGTCTGAAAGACGACGTTCTTGGTAGAAGCATTGGTTTTGAATACAGCGTTAAAATAGTTCCTGCCGACGAAGATTAG
- a CDS encoding MalY/PatB family protein has protein sequence MGKYNFDHVIERRGTACQKWDNLGKVFGDPDILALWKADMDFKAPPEVIERLKKRLDHGIFGYPNRPDDFYDAIISWMSRRHGWDIKKEWICHSPGVTPSLVFSMLAMTRPGDRVVIQSPIYAPFYHIIEENGRRITDNPLVLDNGRFFMNLDDLKAKLNSRVKMLFLCNPHNPSGRVWQKRELEEIAEICLKNNITIVSDDVHSDIVYEGNKHIPIASISRDIEERTITSFSPSKTFNLAGFRSAVVVIPNKDLRDRYNDLISGMHLAGVTVFGAEAIAAAYSTGEEWLEELIEYLSGNLRFVEEFLRENIPAIKLIKPEGTYVPLIDFRELGLSSEELQKFLVHKAGVGMNNGAEFGKVTEGFARMTIAAPRSTITEGLNRIKTAIENR, from the coding sequence ATGGGTAAATACAACTTTGATCACGTAATAGAACGTAGAGGTACAGCTTGTCAAAAATGGGATAATCTCGGCAAGGTTTTCGGTGATCCTGATATTCTAGCTCTTTGGAAAGCCGACATGGATTTTAAAGCCCCACCTGAAGTGATTGAACGCCTGAAAAAAAGACTCGATCACGGAATTTTCGGATACCCTAACAGACCTGATGATTTTTATGATGCCATTATTTCTTGGATGTCTCGCCGCCATGGTTGGGATATCAAAAAGGAATGGATTTGCCACTCTCCAGGCGTTACTCCCTCTCTTGTCTTTTCTATGCTTGCCATGACAAGACCAGGCGATCGGGTTGTTATCCAATCACCAATCTACGCCCCTTTCTATCACATCATCGAAGAAAATGGCCGAAGGATAACAGATAATCCTCTCGTTCTCGACAACGGGCGCTTTTTCATGAATCTCGATGATCTGAAAGCTAAGCTGAATTCCAGGGTAAAAATGCTTTTTCTCTGCAACCCTCACAATCCTTCAGGGCGAGTATGGCAAAAGAGAGAGCTCGAGGAAATAGCTGAAATATGCCTTAAAAATAACATCACTATAGTATCTGACGATGTTCATTCAGACATTGTATACGAAGGCAATAAGCATATTCCAATAGCAAGCATCTCACGAGATATAGAAGAAAGAACCATAACAAGTTTTTCACCCAGTAAGACGTTTAACCTTGCCGGCTTCCGTTCTGCTGTGGTCGTAATTCCCAATAAAGATCTTAGAGATAGATACAACGATCTTATCTCTGGAATGCACCTTGCCGGAGTCACAGTCTTTGGAGCAGAAGCCATTGCCGCCGCCTATTCAACTGGGGAAGAATGGCTAGAAGAACTAATTGAGTATCTCAGCGGAAATTTACGTTTCGTCGAAGAGTTTCTTAGAGAAAATATTCCCGCTATCAAGCTAATCAAACCGGAAGGGACATATGTTCCCCTTATCGATTTCAGGGAACTGGGATTGTCTTCAGAGGAACTTCAGAAATTTCTTGTTCATAAAGCTGGCGTTGGAATGAACAACGGAGCAGAATTCGGCAAAGTAACAGAGGGGTTTGCCAGAATGACCATAGCGGCTCCCAGATCCACAATCACTGAAGGACTCAACAGAATTAAAACAGCCATTGAAAATAGATAG
- a CDS encoding MFS transporter encodes MIKHLKMTANKKLSLIYLQHFFNDLHTSFLQTFLPFLIERLGLSVTQAGILTSLPGLFNMFLQPFLGFVSDITSRPVMIVWGPILTALGASLIPSAPSYGVTLILVSIWGLGSAVYHPQGHGSIGYIGSLEKLPLQLAFFSTVGILASSASPLYATFLFKYCHDWPLNMIPVVPVTITGILFWILVPSVHKIKEKIKKQQSGHFLKTTKHIFSDIWPIWTVTFFRDMTNHGIKFLFPLLIALRGGGIEKVGFSLFLLQLAKVVSPLLAGKAALKYGNKKVLLFAQGACPLLIFPELFFEGWQAFVLFLVGNALLISSSPILVAQAQELAPESKSTATSLLMGVAYGLSGLTMAIVGKIADLQGIVFAFSLILLFPPLNIFIILCKWGKKE; translated from the coding sequence TTGATAAAACATCTTAAGATGACAGCTAACAAAAAGCTTTCGCTCATTTATTTACAACATTTTTTTAACGATCTGCACACCTCTTTTTTGCAGACTTTTCTGCCCTTTTTGATAGAAAGGCTGGGACTTTCTGTAACTCAAGCAGGGATACTGACTTCTTTGCCTGGACTATTTAACATGTTTCTCCAGCCGTTCTTGGGTTTTGTTTCAGACATAACATCCCGTCCAGTCATGATCGTCTGGGGGCCAATTTTAACAGCACTTGGAGCCTCGCTCATTCCTTCGGCTCCTTCTTACGGAGTTACTTTGATTCTTGTGTCGATATGGGGGTTGGGCAGTGCCGTCTACCACCCTCAGGGGCACGGCTCCATAGGATATATTGGAAGTTTGGAAAAATTGCCTCTTCAGCTCGCTTTTTTTAGTACTGTGGGAATTCTAGCAAGTTCTGCTAGTCCACTTTATGCAACATTTCTTTTCAAATACTGCCATGATTGGCCACTTAACATGATTCCTGTCGTTCCAGTAACCATTACAGGAATATTATTCTGGATACTGGTTCCATCGGTACATAAAATAAAAGAAAAGATTAAAAAACAACAGTCAGGTCATTTTCTTAAGACCACGAAACATATTTTTAGTGATATTTGGCCGATCTGGACTGTTACTTTCTTTAGAGATATGACCAACCACGGAATAAAGTTTTTATTTCCCCTCCTTATCGCTCTTCGGGGGGGAGGCATTGAAAAGGTAGGATTTTCTCTTTTCCTTCTCCAGTTAGCTAAAGTTGTATCTCCCCTTCTGGCCGGAAAAGCAGCTTTAAAATACGGGAACAAAAAGGTTTTACTTTTTGCCCAAGGAGCCTGCCCTTTACTTATTTTTCCTGAATTATTCTTTGAAGGCTGGCAGGCCTTCGTTCTTTTTCTTGTAGGGAACGCCTTACTAATATCTTCGTCTCCAATTCTCGTTGCCCAGGCTCAGGAATTGGCTCCGGAATCAAAAAGTACGGCCACATCTCTTCTGATGGGAGTTGCGTACGGCCTCAGCGGCCTTACTATGGCCATTGTTGGAAAGATAGCTGACCTGCAAGGTATTGTGTTTGCATTCTCACTTATACTTCTATTCCCCCCGCTTAATATCTTTATTATTCTGTGTAAATGGGGGAAAAAAGAATAA
- a CDS encoding TRAP transporter large permease, protein MVAAVLLGSFLIMLLINVPIAITMGVSSLLGLMAMGMSFDMIPINFYAASSKFVLLAIPFFILGGNIMEKAGISRKLIDFAMALVGHLKGGLAIVCVLVSCFFAAISGSAPATVAALGMIVIPAMVEVGYKKDTSSALMATSGAIGLIIPPSITFVIYGSIAGVSISKLFMAGIVPGLLMGAFIAVSCLLTTRKEDIKRIPKVPPKQCWVAFKDAIWAILMPVIILGGIYGGVCTPTEAAAIAAVYGLFVGIFIYKSLKFKELYQILVTSTVQSAVVMFITATASLFAWIITTEGIAAAASELLINMAGGNIIIFLLIVNIILLLAGCGIDGTSAFYIFTPILLPVAIQLGYDPLVFGVVMVMNLAIGNATPPVGVCLYVACGIGNVSLKEISKAALPFLTAAVLALLIVTYIPAISQFIPNLLMAD, encoded by the coding sequence ATGGTTGCGGCCGTATTATTAGGATCATTCCTAATCATGTTGTTGATAAATGTTCCCATTGCCATTACTATGGGCGTTTCGAGTTTGCTGGGCCTCATGGCTATGGGTATGAGCTTCGACATGATTCCCATTAATTTTTATGCAGCTAGCAGCAAGTTCGTCCTTCTCGCTATTCCTTTCTTTATTTTGGGCGGAAATATTATGGAAAAGGCCGGTATTTCCAGGAAATTGATTGATTTTGCAATGGCCTTGGTTGGTCACCTTAAAGGCGGACTCGCAATCGTATGTGTTCTCGTTTCCTGTTTTTTTGCCGCTATCTCAGGATCCGCTCCCGCTACAGTTGCAGCTCTCGGTATGATCGTCATTCCTGCAATGGTTGAAGTGGGATACAAAAAAGATACCTCTTCGGCCTTAATGGCAACGTCAGGTGCCATAGGCCTTATTATCCCTCCATCTATTACTTTCGTTATATACGGCTCAATTGCTGGGGTTTCCATAAGCAAACTTTTTATGGCCGGAATTGTTCCTGGACTTCTTATGGGAGCTTTTATCGCTGTGTCATGCCTTTTGACGACGAGGAAAGAAGATATAAAAAGAATCCCGAAGGTTCCTCCGAAACAGTGCTGGGTTGCATTTAAAGATGCTATATGGGCAATTTTGATGCCTGTCATCATACTAGGTGGCATTTATGGTGGAGTGTGCACACCTACGGAAGCGGCGGCAATAGCTGCTGTCTACGGTTTATTTGTTGGAATCTTTATCTACAAGTCTCTGAAATTCAAGGAATTATACCAAATATTGGTTACATCAACAGTCCAATCTGCTGTGGTTATGTTTATTACAGCGACTGCAAGTTTGTTTGCATGGATTATCACGACAGAAGGAATCGCGGCTGCGGCAAGTGAGCTACTCATAAATATGGCAGGAGGGAACATCATAATATTCCTTCTGATAGTGAATATTATCCTTCTTTTGGCAGGATGCGGTATTGACGGAACATCCGCGTTTTATATATTTACGCCTATTTTGTTGCCAGTTGCCATACAGTTGGGATACGATCCTCTCGTTTTTGGTGTTGTCATGGTGATGAACCTTGCAATTGGTAATGCTACGCCACCTGTCGGAGTCTGTCTCTACGTTGCGTGTGGTATTGGTAACGTATCTCTCAAAGAGATATCGAAAGCGGCTTTACCGTTTTTAACGGCGGCAGTATTGGCTCTGCTTATCGTTACTTATATACCTGCAATATCTCAGTTTATTCCGAATCTGCTTATGGCGGATTAG
- a CDS encoding type I restriction-modification system subunit M, which yields MSDTINQKDINNAAWAACDTFRGVVDPAQYKDYILVTLFLKYISDIWRVHYKKYQERYGNDEERIRRKLERERFVLPNIEIKNHSTGVLEDKFLADFYSLYERRSSNNIGELFNLVLDAIEEANKAKLDSVFRNIDFNSEANLGKTKERNRRIKNLLEDFNKPQLDMSTENVSEDIIGNTYLYLIERFATDAGKKAGEFYTPFPVSRLVAKLARPKPGDRICDPACGSSTLLIEAGREVGSPDFALFGMEVNGSTWALARMNMFLHGFDSARIEWCNTLTSPALVENDKLMKFNVVVANPPFSLNKWGAEEAQNDRFNRFWRGIPPKSKGDYAFISHMIEAALEKEGRVAVVVPHGVLFRAGAEGRIRQKLIEENLLDTIVGLPANLFQTTGIPVAIMVFDRSREKGGVNENRQDVLFIDASQEFEPGKNQNSLSDEHIKKIMDTYLSRKDVDKYAHVATFEEIKENDFNLNIPRYVDTYKEEEEIDIDAVQKEIDLLEEELAAVRVKMTEHLKEIRR from the coding sequence ATGTCAGATACGATTAATCAAAAGGATATTAACAATGCAGCATGGGCAGCATGTGACACTTTTAGAGGTGTAGTGGATCCAGCACAGTATAAAGATTATATTTTGGTTACACTTTTCTTAAAGTATATTTCTGATATATGGAGAGTTCATTATAAGAAGTATCAAGAAAGATATGGCAATGATGAAGAAAGAATCCGCCGTAAACTTGAACGGGAAAGATTTGTGCTTCCAAATATTGAGATTAAGAATCATTCCACTGGAGTATTGGAGGATAAATTCCTTGCTGATTTCTACAGCCTTTATGAGAGACGTAGCAGCAATAATATAGGCGAATTGTTTAATTTAGTTTTAGATGCTATAGAAGAAGCCAACAAAGCCAAGCTTGACAGTGTTTTCAGGAATATTGATTTTAATTCTGAGGCAAATCTCGGAAAGACAAAAGAAAGAAATAGAAGGATAAAAAATCTCCTTGAAGATTTTAATAAGCCTCAGCTTGATATGAGCACTGAGAACGTGTCTGAGGATATTATCGGTAATACATACCTGTATTTGATTGAAAGATTTGCAACTGATGCTGGTAAAAAGGCTGGAGAGTTCTATACACCTTTCCCGGTATCGCGATTGGTAGCAAAGCTTGCTCGTCCAAAACCCGGCGATAGGATTTGTGATCCTGCTTGTGGTTCCAGTACTTTATTAATCGAAGCAGGAAGAGAAGTTGGAAGTCCTGATTTTGCTCTTTTTGGTATGGAAGTCAATGGAAGTACATGGGCGTTAGCTAGAATGAACATGTTTTTGCATGGATTTGATAGTGCTCGTATCGAATGGTGTAACACTCTTACAAGCCCCGCTCTCGTGGAAAATGACAAGCTTATGAAATTTAACGTTGTAGTTGCGAATCCACCTTTCTCTTTAAATAAATGGGGTGCTGAAGAAGCTCAAAATGATAGGTTCAATCGTTTTTGGCGTGGAATACCACCAAAAAGCAAAGGCGATTATGCGTTTATTAGCCATATGATAGAAGCTGCCTTAGAGAAAGAGGGAAGGGTCGCTGTTGTTGTCCCTCATGGTGTCCTTTTTAGGGCTGGAGCTGAAGGGCGTATTCGTCAAAAGCTTATAGAGGAAAACTTGCTAGACACGATTGTGGGATTACCAGCTAACTTGTTCCAGACTACTGGAATACCAGTAGCAATTATGGTATTCGACCGTAGTAGAGAAAAAGGAGGGGTCAATGAAAACCGACAAGATGTTCTTTTTATAGATGCGAGTCAAGAATTTGAGCCTGGAAAAAATCAAAATTCTCTTTCCGATGAGCATATCAAGAAGATTATGGATACCTATTTGAGTCGCAAAGACGTTGATAAATATGCTCACGTAGCTACTTTTGAGGAGATTAAGGAAAATGATTTTAACCTCAATATACCCCGATATGTGGATACTTATAAAGAGGAAGAGGAAATTGATATCGATGCTGTTCAAAAGGAAATTGATTTACTAGAAGAAGAATTGGCTGCAGTGCGGGTGAAGATGACTGAACATCTTAAGGAGATCCGGCGATGA
- a CDS encoding helix-turn-helix domain-containing protein, with the protein MTDQTLLNDTRDFWWTCVDLCVIRDKDLSPIDKTVYAVLCSFASVGERKCFPKVAKIAAYAGCSVRSTQESLKRLQSKKYLRRNPRYKNKRQLSSEYILIGHRAGGASSARMHDVHQGDAANEVAELESLELDTSLSEKRKEPAKARLKQTDVGADLEADLETALKAVPQAMRATVEYFLLKTGRKEITLRELSAIKALEKIHVPARVNHEIAKAVSRYEKMKRPLHMLTLEYIYESLKYQTSGRRGRSETQRALTSDDPYEKQRASDLKEWEASQQKALLEKYGGELP; encoded by the coding sequence ATGACAGACCAAACACTTCTAAACGACACTCGTGATTTTTGGTGGACATGCGTAGACCTCTGCGTCATTCGTGACAAAGACCTTTCTCCTATCGACAAAACCGTCTACGCTGTTCTTTGCAGTTTCGCATCCGTAGGCGAGAGAAAATGTTTTCCCAAAGTGGCAAAAATTGCCGCATATGCGGGGTGCTCAGTGCGCTCCACTCAAGAGAGCCTGAAACGGTTGCAATCTAAAAAATATCTGAGGCGGAATCCTCGGTACAAAAATAAGCGCCAGCTTTCTTCGGAATATATCCTTATCGGTCACCGAGCTGGGGGCGCATCGTCTGCAAGGATGCACGACGTGCACCAGGGGGATGCAGCAAACGAAGTAGCGGAACTAGAATCACTTGAACTAGATACTTCTCTTTCAGAGAAGCGGAAGGAACCCGCGAAAGCACGCTTGAAACAAACGGACGTGGGAGCAGACTTGGAAGCGGACTTAGAAACGGCCTTAAAAGCGGTTCCTCAAGCAATGCGCGCGACGGTAGAGTATTTCTTACTTAAGACTGGAAGAAAGGAAATCACTCTACGGGAACTTTCCGCAATCAAAGCCCTCGAAAAAATTCATGTCCCTGCACGGGTGAACCATGAGATCGCAAAGGCTGTGTCGCGATACGAAAAAATGAAACGTCCGCTGCACATGCTCACACTCGAATACATTTACGAAAGCTTGAAATATCAGACTTCGGGGCGGAGGGGCCGATCTGAAACGCAAAGGGCTTTGACATCTGATGACCCATACGAAAAACAGCGAGCGTCTGATTTAAAAGAGTGGGAGGCCAGTCAGCAGAAGGCTCTGCTTGAAAAATACGGAGGTGAGTTGCCATGA